One Spea bombifrons isolate aSpeBom1 chromosome 1, aSpeBom1.2.pri, whole genome shotgun sequence DNA window includes the following coding sequences:
- the ZNF219 gene encoding zinc finger protein 219, producing MDSAPPIFAQAPPPSQQSPSISHLNPSSSPQPIPQEASQSPASPQPAFPPPPLSPIHVSSPPDPCSPTSTIPQVNCLSLPTNGSPSIPSAVAQTSPLTASLPLSSPPICHVPVSLCHSPEDLSPETVTVYPTAVTPCPSSISLSPPPPSISSPPASPLPPQSSPYPPADSPAPSTPSESISPSDPAISSPQNPETSPFFSLPPTSPSPPPSSLSPSQASPSPPPPSPPNPASLLGLSFADEELDLQRHSNGFSDGTSSKSRQFPCTICGKQFRFISILSLHASTHRVRGPLAKGRGENKTIFGSNSERPLVLGNHHQKEPTSPVTTDPVSEDTHEPVPLLSIPPPLPPLRHPCPFCKGKFRKAAELERHLRILHRPYKCHLCDFAASQEGELVVHVERRHAVPQRPKIAPPLPPPVPIPATPTAEFKCEICSQSFTQSWFLKGHMRKHKDSFDHRCSVCGRCFKESWFLKNHMKVHLGKIKTPGGQETAGHPSAQSSHTTTSNSPSSSSRLLGYQSFYSGLLMRLPPAGDATCSQMLQATARAVQGGEVDHDVTGSAGRGSMGEGSAAKVMLPQGSGGIVLKSVGYTDKNGWSVSTQAERPRGATGRDCPFCAKSFRSSHHLKVHLRVHTGERPYKCPHCSYAGTQSGSLKYHLQRHHRDSKLSAAAPLRGKNVQPSASQQERLLPSVPTGWGTSCADLPPPCEDGASLPLRLHLAEGHGPNVFPRVAGRGGQRRRSPSHQPANGRPDHEPLDLSQGNPFHRCMYCPFVTSVGELMSLHLQVHHGRRSRRKGGYIRGRPRPVLSPQSQGPSLRDSPGQCDSTE from the exons ATGGACTCTGCCCCACCAATTTTTGCTCAGGCACCCCCACCATCTCAACAATCCCCTTCCATATCTCATCTTAACCCATCATCTTCTCCACAACCTATACCCCAGGAGGCAAGTCAATCCCCTGCCTCCCCTCAACCtgcttttcctcctccccctctgTCACCAATCCATGTCTCTTCCCCACCTGATCCTTGTTCCCCTACTTCTACCATTCCTCAGGTTAACTGTCTCTCTCTTCCCACTAATGGGTCACCTTCCATACCCTCTGCTGTAGCTCAAACCAGCCCTCTGACTGCCTCTCttcccctctcctctcctccaatCTGCCATGTTCCAGTCTCATTGTGCCACTCTCCAGAGGATCTTTCCCCCGAAACTGTTACAGTCTATCCCACAGCGGTTACTCCGTGTCCTTCTTCCATATCTCTTTCTCCACCACCACCCTCTATTTCCTCACCTCCAGCCTCACCTTTGCCCCCACAATCTTCACCATACCCGCCAGCTGACTCTCCAGCTCCATCAACACCTTCAGAATCTATTTCACCCTCTGATCCAGCCATCTCCTCCCCACAAAATCCTGAGACAtctcctttcttttctctccctccaaCTTCCCCCTCTCCTCCTCCATCTTCCTTATCTCCATCTCAGGCTTCTCCATCTCCACCTCCACCCTCCCCGCCTAACCCAGCATCCCTTCTTGGCCTTTCTTTTGCTGATGAAGAATTGGATCTTCAACGTCATTCCAATGGTTTTTCTGATGGCACGAGCTCCAAATCCAGGCAGTTCCCCTGCACAAtttgtggaaagcagtttagatTTATCAGTATCCTGTCTCTACACGCAAGTACCCACAGAGTGCGAGGGCCACTTGCAAAAGGGCGTGGAGAAAACAAAACTATCTTTGGGTCAAATTCCGAGAGGCCCTTGGTACTAGGGAATCATCATCAAAAGGAACCAACTTCTCCAGTTACTACAGATCCTGTATCAGAAGACACACATGAGCCAGTCCCTCTGTTGTCTATCCCTCCTCCACTTCCACCACTCCGTCACCCTTGTCCTTTTTGCAAGGGTAAATTTCGTAAGGCAGCTGAGCTTGAAAGGCACCTTCGCATACTTCACCGCCCTTATAAATGCCACCTATGTGACTTTGCAGCTTCACAAGAAGGGGAGCTAGTTGTACATGTTGAAAGGAGACATGCTGTTCCACAGCGGCCTAAAATTGCTccacctctgcctcccccagtACCAATTCCAGCCACACCCACTGCTGAGTTCAAATGCGAGATCTGCTCCCAAAGTTTCACCCAGTCCTGGTTCTTGAAAGGCCACATGCGCAAGCATAAGGACTCTTTTGATCATCGATGCTCAGTGTGTGGACGATGCTTCAAGGAGTCTTGGTTTTTGAAGAATCATATGAAGGTTCATTTAGGGAAGATAAAAACTCCAGGAGGGCAGGAGACTGCAGGTCATCCATCAGCCCAATCTTCTCATACCACCACATCAAATTCTCCATCCTCCTCCTCCAGACTGCTTGGATATCAAAGCTTTTATTCTGGCCTTTTAATGAGGCTGCCTCCAGCTGGAGATGCCACCTGTTCCCAGATGCTTCAAGCTACAGCCAGAGCAGTGCAAGGGGGAGAGGTAGACCATGATGTGACAGGTTCTGCTGGAAGAGGGTCTATGGGagaaggatctgctgctaaggTTATGCTTCCCCAGGGCTCTGGTGGCATTGTACTGAAGAGTGTTGGATACACAG ATAAAAATGGATGGAGTGTCAGCACACAGGCAGAGCGACCCCGTGGAGCAACTGGCAGAGATTGTCCTTTCTGCGCCAAGTCTTTTCGTTCTTCCCACCACCTAAAGGTGCACCTTCGAGTACACACAG GAGAACGTCCATATAAATGCCCTCACTGTTCTTATGCTGGAACTCAGTCTGGCTCCTTAAAATATCATCTCCAGCGTCATCACCGGGACTCCAAACTCTCTGCTGCTGCACCTTTGAGGGGTAAGAATGTTCAACCAAGTGCTTCGCAGCAAGAGAGACTCCTGCCCTCAGTCCCTACTGGCTGGGGGACCTCTTGTGCAGATCTACCACCTCCATGTGAGGATGGAGCTTCACTGCCACTTCGTCTACATTTGGCTGAAGGTCATGGTCCCAATGTATTTCCTCGTGTGGCTGGAAGAGGGGGCCAAAGAAGAAGAAGTCCTTCGCACCAACCAGCTAATGGGAGGCCAGATCACGAGCCACTTGATTTGTCCCAAGGAAATCCTTTCCACCGTTGCATGTACTGTCCTTTTGTCACATCTGTCGGTGAACTGATGAGTCTGCATCTTCAAGTTCATCATGGAAGGCGATCTCGCAGAAAGGGAGGGTATATCAGAGGCAGGCCAAGGCCTGTGCTATCACCTCAATCACAAGGTCCCAGTCTGAGAGATAGTCCTGGACAGTGTGATAGTACAGAGTGA